One region of Chryseobacterium sp. SORGH_AS_0447 genomic DNA includes:
- a CDS encoding carbon starvation protein A: MDSLNNINALTIVFVSVLIFAIAYRFYGIFMANKVLKLNDHNTTPAVEFADGKDYVATNKNVLFGHHFAAIAAAGPLVGPVLAAQFGYLPGALWILIGCVLGGGVHDMVVLFASVRHKGQSLATIASKEIGKTTGTVAGFAILFILILTLAGLSLACINAMHEASWSLFTVVITMPIAIIMGLIMRYRKNSVTFASILGGILLIAGIIGGHNLMQNETMNNLFSWDITTISIAIPLYGFLASVLPVWLLLVPRDYLSTYLKIGTIVMLAIGVILIHPTVQMPALTQFINGGGPVIGGPVLPFIFIVIACGAISGFHAVIATGTTPKMLNKEREILFVGYGAMLVEGFVALMALIAACTLMPGDYFAINTPKDSYDAFLAAHPSLHGVDIDYFSQKIGIDLHGRTGGAVSLAVGMAHIFNKIPYMDQLMAYWYNFAIMFEAVFILTAIDAGTRVGRFFLQEMLGSVIPKFNDKNWMPGIIISSLVFTFAWGYLVFTGNVSSIWPLFGISNQLLAACGLIVCTTMLIRLNRGKYALCSAIPGVFMAVITFWAGYIQVTSIYIPKGQYLLASLAVVAMVLMLIVFIGAFRKWYQLLKINKAETDFYGEQVKELVER, translated from the coding sequence ATGGATTCATTAAATAACATCAATGCTTTAACCATTGTTTTTGTTTCTGTACTGATCTTTGCCATTGCCTATCGTTTTTACGGTATTTTCATGGCCAACAAAGTGCTTAAACTGAACGATCATAATACCACACCCGCCGTTGAATTCGCCGATGGCAAAGATTATGTGGCCACGAACAAAAACGTTCTTTTCGGGCACCATTTTGCAGCCATTGCGGCGGCAGGACCTTTGGTAGGGCCGGTTTTGGCTGCGCAGTTCGGATATCTTCCGGGCGCTTTATGGATCCTGATCGGGTGTGTCCTGGGCGGTGGGGTGCACGATATGGTGGTGTTATTTGCTTCCGTACGTCATAAAGGGCAAAGTCTCGCGACCATTGCCTCCAAAGAAATTGGCAAGACCACCGGAACTGTAGCCGGTTTTGCCATCCTTTTCATTCTTATTTTAACACTGGCAGGATTGTCGCTGGCCTGTATCAATGCGATGCATGAAGCTTCCTGGTCGCTGTTTACCGTTGTTATTACCATGCCGATTGCCATTATAATGGGACTGATTATGAGATACAGGAAAAACTCGGTGACCTTTGCCAGTATTCTGGGCGGCATTCTTCTGATTGCCGGGATTATCGGCGGACATAATCTCATGCAGAATGAAACCATGAATAATCTTTTTTCATGGGATATTACAACCATCTCCATTGCGATTCCGCTATACGGTTTTTTGGCTTCGGTATTGCCGGTATGGTTACTGCTTGTTCCAAGGGACTATCTTTCCACCTATCTGAAAATCGGAACCATTGTGATGCTGGCAATTGGAGTGATCCTCATCCATCCTACCGTTCAAATGCCGGCGCTTACCCAATTTATTAATGGCGGCGGGCCTGTTATCGGTGGGCCTGTGCTTCCTTTTATCTTTATTGTCATTGCCTGCGGAGCCATCTCAGGATTTCATGCAGTAATTGCTACCGGAACGACTCCCAAAATGCTGAACAAAGAAAGAGAAATCCTTTTTGTAGGATACGGCGCGATGCTGGTGGAAGGTTTTGTCGCTTTAATGGCATTGATTGCGGCATGTACTTTAATGCCCGGAGATTATTTTGCCATCAATACCCCTAAAGATTCTTATGATGCTTTCCTGGCCGCCCATCCTTCGCTTCACGGCGTTGACATCGATTATTTCTCACAAAAGATCGGGATCGATCTTCACGGAAGAACCGGCGGTGCAGTGTCTCTGGCAGTGGGAATGGCCCATATTTTTAATAAGATCCCTTATATGGACCAGCTGATGGCTTACTGGTATAATTTTGCCATCATGTTTGAGGCCGTATTCATTCTTACCGCTATTGATGCGGGAACGAGAGTGGGAAGATTCTTCCTGCAGGAAATGCTTGGCTCCGTAATTCCGAAATTTAATGATAAAAACTGGATGCCGGGGATTATCATCAGCAGTCTTGTATTCACTTTTGCCTGGGGATATCTGGTATTTACCGGAAATGTGAGCAGCATCTGGCCGCTGTTTGGAATCAGCAACCAGCTTTTGGCAGCCTGCGGATTGATTGTCTGCACCACGATGCTCATCCGCCTAAACCGTGGAAAATATGCATTATGCTCGGCTATTCCCGGGGTTTTTATGGCGGTCATTACTTTTTGGGCCGGATATATCCAGGTAACTTCCATCTATATTCCCAAAGGGCAGTATTTACTGGCTTCACTCGCAGTCGTGGCTATGGTTCTGATGCTGATTGTTTTTATCGGAGCTTTCCGTAAATGGTATCAATTGCTGAAAATAAATAAAGCGGAAACCGACTTTTACGGTGAACAGGTGAAAGAGCTGGTAGAGCGGTAG
- a CDS encoding phospholipase D family protein has product MGMFYKNAVCDIYIGKSAGAKMMQDIRNARKNVKIVSPYLSPVLIKELIDLHSRGIQIRLITSDEIEDFYGYEKNIHKLIIQHRHVDEKAKQTKDNLQSLSGTLLFAIIGLGVVLFPLIYLLNNFKLAYGFIIVILMFFVRDAVVKKIKQTKVYHYTYKQLFPFKVFVSPNTGNFAHKTFVHSKIYIIDDEIAYVGSLNFTRSGMKDNHETRIRTTDPEAVAKIIEEVKEVFYHSNLPERDVQFWGSQLYEELDN; this is encoded by the coding sequence ATGGGAATGTTTTACAAAAATGCGGTTTGCGATATTTATATAGGGAAAAGTGCAGGGGCCAAGATGATGCAGGATATCAGAAATGCCCGGAAAAATGTAAAAATTGTTTCCCCATATCTTTCGCCTGTACTCATAAAGGAACTTATTGACCTGCATTCCAGAGGGATTCAGATCAGGCTGATCACCAGTGATGAAATTGAGGATTTTTACGGATACGAGAAAAATATTCATAAGCTGATCATTCAGCACAGGCATGTCGATGAAAAAGCGAAACAGACCAAAGACAATCTGCAGAGTTTATCGGGAACATTGCTTTTTGCGATAATCGGGCTGGGGGTGGTTTTGTTTCCTTTGATATATCTCTTAAACAATTTTAAACTGGCGTACGGCTTCATCATTGTTATCCTGATGTTTTTTGTAAGAGACGCCGTGGTAAAAAAAATAAAACAGACGAAAGTCTATCATTATACCTATAAACAGCTTTTCCCATTCAAGGTTTTCGTTTCTCCGAACACTGGAAACTTTGCCCATAAAACCTTTGTTCACAGTAAAATTTACATTATTGATGATGAGATTGCTTATGTAGGTTCTCTTAACTTCACCCGAAGCGGGATGAAAGATAATCATGAAACAAGGATCAGAACAACGGATCCGGAGGCGGTAGCCAAAATTATAGAAGAAGTAAAAGAAGTTTTTTATCATTCCAATCTGCCGGAAAGAGATGTCCAGTTTTGGGGAAGCCAGCTGTATGAAGAGCTTGATAATTAA
- a CDS encoding alpha/beta hydrolase, which yields MKRILPFLIFVLFSIPLFSQEYSTTQNIHYYDEKTNKSDVYINERCVLDVYIPKNVKNFPTVIWFHGGGLTGGQKEIPEGLKNKGIAVIGVNYRLSPKVNAPKYIEDAAAATAWVFKNIKKYGGREDLVFISGHSAGGYLAIMVGLNKMYLEKYGIDANQLAGIIPFSGQMISHFTIRKEKGIDELDARIDEYAPLHFIRADAPPLLLITGDREKELLGRYEENAYMTRMMKLKGHKETTLYELQGFDHGGMAQPAFPLLVNEIKRVEKIRK from the coding sequence ATGAAAAGGATCCTTCCGTTTTTAATTTTCGTGCTGTTTTCCATCCCTTTATTTTCACAGGAATACAGTACGACCCAAAATATTCATTATTACGACGAAAAGACCAACAAATCCGATGTTTACATCAATGAAAGATGTGTGTTGGATGTTTACATTCCTAAAAATGTCAAAAATTTCCCGACGGTCATCTGGTTTCATGGAGGAGGCTTAACGGGCGGACAGAAAGAAATTCCTGAAGGGCTGAAGAATAAAGGAATCGCTGTAATTGGCGTGAATTACAGGCTTTCTCCTAAAGTAAACGCTCCGAAATATATCGAAGATGCCGCTGCTGCTACGGCATGGGTATTTAAGAATATAAAAAAGTATGGCGGAAGAGAAGATCTCGTTTTTATTTCGGGACATTCGGCAGGCGGTTATCTCGCCATTATGGTGGGTTTAAATAAAATGTATCTGGAAAAATACGGAATTGATGCCAATCAGCTTGCCGGAATTATTCCTTTCAGCGGGCAGATGATTTCCCATTTTACCATCAGGAAAGAAAAAGGAATCGATGAACTGGACGCAAGAATTGATGAGTATGCGCCGCTTCATTTTATCCGGGCAGATGCGCCGCCGTTGCTGCTGATAACGGGAGACCGTGAAAAAGAGCTCTTAGGAAGATATGAAGAAAATGCTTATATGACCAGAATGATGAAGCTGAAAGGCCATAAAGAGACCACCTTATATGAACTTCAGGGATTTGATCATGGCGGAATGGCCCAACCTGCATTTCCTTTGCTGGTAAACGAAATAAAAAGAGTAGAGAAGATCAGGAAATAA
- a CDS encoding IS982 family transposase, with amino-acid sequence MISNDKITNIYYIVDEFFKEFDKVLQQYALEDPKIRIRKRKFAMSQSEVMTIMILFHYGAFRNFKHFYQGYIQRYMKKEFPVTVSYNRFVELQKKVNIPMAVFVKMMCLGKCTGISFIDSTPLRACHIKREKQHKTLKGIAQKGQCSLGWFYGFKLHLIINDKGELLDFILTAGNVDDREPLKSMDLHKRIFGKLFGDKGYIGKDLFEQLFIDGVHLVTKIKKNMKNSLMLLQDKIMLRKRALIESVNDELKNICQIEHTRHRSFENFILNILSALAAYSFFDKKPSINTKCDIIHESRITAA; translated from the coding sequence ATGATTTCTAATGATAAAATTACGAATATTTATTATATTGTTGATGAGTTTTTTAAAGAATTCGATAAGGTTTTACAGCAATATGCTTTAGAGGACCCTAAAATCAGAATCAGAAAACGAAAATTTGCTATGTCCCAGAGTGAAGTGATGACCATTATGATCCTGTTTCATTATGGGGCTTTCAGAAATTTCAAACATTTTTACCAGGGCTATATCCAAAGATATATGAAAAAAGAATTCCCGGTAACGGTTTCTTATAACCGGTTTGTCGAGCTTCAGAAAAAAGTGAATATCCCAATGGCGGTTTTTGTGAAGATGATGTGCCTGGGAAAATGTACCGGCATTTCCTTTATAGATTCCACGCCTTTAAGAGCCTGTCATATCAAAAGGGAAAAGCAGCACAAAACCTTGAAAGGCATTGCTCAGAAGGGACAATGTTCTTTAGGATGGTTCTATGGGTTCAAGCTTCATCTGATTATTAATGACAAAGGTGAGCTCCTGGATTTTATCCTCACCGCAGGCAATGTAGATGACAGGGAACCGCTAAAGAGCATGGATCTGCATAAAAGAATCTTTGGGAAACTTTTTGGAGACAAAGGCTATATCGGAAAAGATCTTTTTGAACAGCTCTTTATCGACGGAGTTCATCTGGTAACCAAAATAAAGAAAAACATGAAAAATTCCCTAATGCTTTTACAGGACAAAATCATGCTCAGAAAAAGGGCTTTGATTGAATCTGTAAACGATGAACTTAAGAATATCTGTCAGATAGAACATACCAGGCACAGAAGTTTTGAGAACTTTATCCTCAATATCTTATCAGCTCTGGCTGCTTATTCTTTCTTCGATAAAAAACCTTCCATTAATACCAAGTGTGATATCATTCATGAAAGCAGAATCACAGCAGCTTAG
- a CDS encoding ATP-dependent helicase encodes MEDYLKGLNESQFDAVTSLEGPLMVLAGAGSGKTRVLTMRIAHLITNGVDPFNILALTFTNKAAKEMKERIAKVVGQSNAKSLWMGTFHSVFARILRSEAHYLGYPSNFTIYDQQDALNVIKKVLKDMNIDADLYKPKKVQARISTYKNNLITVKAYFNNPELLEADEKANMKFIGQIYQRYVEQCFKNGSMDFDDLLLKTNELLTRFPEVLAKYQDRFRYILVDEYQDTNHSQYLIVKALASKFENICVVGDDAQSIYSFRGANIYNILNFKKDYPDAITVALEQNYRSTQNIVNAANVVIAKNLQQFKKNVFSENEEGEKIKVYRSLSDADEANFVAGNIWETRNREQRKYSDFAILYRTNSQTRAFEDALRRKNIPYKVYGGLSFYQRKEVKDLIAYLRLLVNENDSEALMRIINYPVRGIGETTQNKLVVFADAQNVSVSKVLDNLAMYSPQLGLNNGVLNKLNDFWSMIKAFQVLLKTETAYNVAMEVAKRSGLIKFLKDDQTPEGISRVENVQELMNSMQGFIEEQMQLEDGDPSLPNFLENIALSADTQDKNNDEDMVSLMTIHLSKGLEFPVVHLVGLEENLFPSFMSSATREDLEEERRLFYVALTRAEKQAFFSYAVSRFQWGKITDAEPSRFLSEIDDEYIEFVNPAIEKRFINNSGIKSNIFDEHPSEMRSFKKVEKKSIERSDSSKPIAEPRKLKPVSTAKIINPSGASSQDIEVGDKVRHDRFGIGEVTFLDGTDPQNIKAKVIFQHEGEKNLILKYAKLTKI; translated from the coding sequence ATGGAGGATTATTTGAAAGGACTGAATGAATCACAATTTGATGCCGTTACCTCACTTGAAGGGCCGTTGATGGTGCTTGCAGGCGCAGGTTCCGGGAAGACGCGTGTTCTTACGATGCGTATCGCCCATCTGATCACCAATGGAGTAGACCCTTTTAATATCCTGGCTTTAACCTTTACCAATAAGGCGGCAAAAGAAATGAAGGAGCGTATTGCAAAAGTCGTGGGCCAGAGCAATGCCAAAAGCTTATGGATGGGAACTTTCCACTCCGTTTTTGCCAGGATCCTCAGAAGCGAAGCCCATTATCTGGGTTATCCTTCCAACTTTACCATTTACGATCAGCAGGATGCTTTAAACGTCATCAAGAAAGTTCTGAAAGACATGAATATTGATGCCGATCTGTATAAACCCAAAAAGGTCCAGGCAAGAATTTCCACCTACAAAAATAATCTCATTACGGTAAAAGCTTATTTCAACAATCCTGAATTGCTGGAAGCCGATGAAAAAGCCAATATGAAATTCATCGGGCAGATCTACCAGCGTTACGTGGAGCAGTGCTTCAAAAACGGATCGATGGATTTTGATGATTTGCTGCTTAAAACCAATGAGCTGCTGACCCGTTTCCCGGAAGTGCTGGCGAAATACCAGGACCGGTTCCGATATATTCTTGTGGATGAGTACCAGGATACCAACCATTCCCAGTACCTTATCGTAAAAGCGTTGGCTTCAAAATTTGAAAACATCTGTGTGGTGGGAGACGATGCCCAGTCGATCTACTCTTTCCGGGGGGCGAATATTTACAATATCTTAAACTTTAAAAAAGATTATCCCGATGCCATTACGGTGGCGCTGGAGCAGAATTACCGTTCTACCCAGAATATCGTAAATGCGGCCAATGTCGTTATTGCGAAAAACCTTCAGCAGTTCAAGAAGAATGTATTCAGTGAAAATGAAGAAGGAGAGAAGATCAAAGTATACCGATCGCTTTCCGATGCGGACGAAGCCAATTTCGTAGCCGGAAATATCTGGGAAACCCGCAACCGTGAGCAGCGAAAATACAGCGATTTCGCTATTTTATACCGTACCAATTCCCAGACGCGTGCTTTTGAAGATGCGCTGAGACGTAAAAATATACCGTACAAAGTTTACGGAGGCCTGTCTTTCTATCAAAGGAAAGAAGTAAAGGATTTGATCGCCTACCTCAGGCTTCTCGTCAATGAAAACGACTCCGAAGCTTTGATGCGGATCATCAATTATCCGGTAAGGGGAATCGGTGAAACAACCCAGAACAAGCTCGTGGTTTTTGCAGATGCCCAGAATGTTTCCGTATCGAAAGTATTGGATAACCTGGCGATGTACTCGCCGCAATTAGGCTTAAACAATGGAGTGTTAAATAAGCTGAATGACTTCTGGTCGATGATCAAAGCTTTTCAGGTATTGCTGAAAACAGAGACGGCTTATAATGTCGCGATGGAAGTAGCGAAGCGAAGCGGACTGATTAAATTCCTGAAAGACGACCAGACCCCGGAAGGGATTTCAAGGGTGGAAAACGTTCAGGAATTGATGAACTCGATGCAGGGATTCATCGAAGAGCAGATGCAGCTGGAAGACGGCGATCCAAGCTTACCGAACTTTCTGGAAAATATCGCCCTTTCTGCCGATACGCAGGACAAAAATAATGATGAAGACATGGTTTCCCTGATGACTATTCACCTCTCCAAAGGACTGGAATTTCCGGTGGTGCATCTGGTAGGACTGGAGGAAAATCTTTTCCCAAGCTTCATGAGCTCGGCCACCCGGGAAGATCTGGAAGAAGAGAGACGTCTGTTCTATGTTGCCTTAACAAGAGCCGAGAAGCAGGCCTTTTTCTCTTATGCGGTTTCCCGTTTCCAGTGGGGAAAAATTACCGATGCGGAACCGTCCAGATTTTTAAGTGAAATCGATGATGAATATATCGAGTTTGTAAATCCGGCTATTGAAAAAAGATTCATCAACAATTCCGGCATCAAATCCAATATTTTCGATGAGCATCCTTCCGAGATGAGAAGCTTTAAAAAAGTGGAGAAGAAGAGCATTGAAAGATCAGACAGTTCAAAACCTATCGCCGAGCCGCGTAAGTTGAAGCCGGTAAGCACGGCCAAAATCATTAATCCGAGCGGTGCTTCTTCGCAGGATATCGAAGTAGGAGACAAAGTAAGGCACGACCGTTTCGGAATCGGAGAGGTTACCTTCCTGGACGGAACCGATCCCCAGAATATCAAGGCCAAGGTTATTTTCCAGCATGAAGGCGAAAAAAACCTGATTTTAAAATACGCCAAACTGACGAAGATTTAA